DNA sequence from the Thiobacillus sp. SCUT-2 genome:
GGTCACGCCCAGCGAGATGGGGTCGAGGCCGGCGAACGGCTCGTCGTACATCACCAACATGGGATCGAGCGCGATCGCGCGGGCAAGCGCCACGCGGCGCGCCATCCCGCCGGAGAGTTCGGCCGGCATCAGCCGCGCGGCGCCGCGCAGCCCGACCGCGTGCAGCTTCATCAGCACGAGGTCGCGGATCGCGTCTTCCGGCAGGTCGGTGTGCTCGCGTAGCTGGAACGCGACATTGTCGAACACCGACATGTCGGTGAACAGCGCGCCGAACTGGAACAGCATCCCCATCCTGCGGCGCAGGCGGTACAGGCCGGCGCGATCGAGTTCGCCGAGCGTCTCGCCCGCCACGCGCACCGTGCCTTCGCGCGCCCTCACCTGGCCGCCGATGAGGCGCAGCAGCGTGGTCTTGCCGCACCCGCTGCTCCCCATGATGGCGACGACCTGCCCCCGCTTCGCGGTCAGGTTGATGCCCTTCAGGACCGGCCGGGCGCCGTAGCCGAACACCGCGTCCCGGATTTCGACCAGATTGTCGTTCTGCAAGTAGCCAGCCTTTATTGTTTCCGAGCCGCCATGATGGCCGCCCGCCCCCGGCCCCGCCGGTAGACCGAGTAGTCTATGCATGCGCCTCGGCGCATGCAAGCGCGGGCGCGGCCTGCCGGGCAGCCGGCGCCCCATTCAGTAGCCCATCACCTGCGCCAGCGTCTTCGCCTCGTCCATGCGTCCGAGGTCGCCGCTGCTGCTGAGCACGAAGAGCGGCGCGCCGGTCGCCGCCTGCTGCGTGATGCGGGCGGCCAGCGCGCGCAGGTCGGGGCGCACGTCCAGCCACCACACGTGTTCGGCCGCCCAGGCCGGCGTGGCCAGCAGGACGCGCTCCGACACCGGTTGGGCATGCTCGCCGCCGCCGGGTTCCAGCAGAAAGCAGAATCCGTCCAGCGTGTCGT
Encoded proteins:
- a CDS encoding DUF72 domain-containing protein encodes the protein MSYPALVRVGAVGWAHPEWRGRFYPEDLPDDWMLSYYNTQFQAVYLPAAVWQAASAATWARWLDDTLDGFCFLLEPGGGEHAQPVSERVLLATPAWAAEHVWWLDVRPDLRALAARITQQAATGAPLFVLSSSGDLGRMDEAKTLAQVMGY
- a CDS encoding ABC transporter ATP-binding protein, translated to MQNDNLVEIRDAVFGYGARPVLKGINLTAKRGQVVAIMGSSGCGKTTLLRLIGGQVRAREGTVRVAGETLGELDRAGLYRLRRRMGMLFQFGALFTDMSVFDNVAFQLREHTDLPEDAIRDLVLMKLHAVGLRGAARLMPAELSGGMARRVALARAIALDPMLVMYDEPFAGLDPISLGVTGNLIRRLTDTLGLTSLVVTHDVQESLKIVDYVYFVSEGVIVAEGSADEIRASGLPYVHQFVHGESDGPVPFHYPAPPYVEDLQLGALHA